Proteins encoded in a region of the Pedosphaera parvula Ellin514 genome:
- a CDS encoding competence/damage-inducible protein A, producing the protein MNIEIINTGSELMLGFVLNTHQQWLCRQLSDAGYSVTRQIAIEDSGPAIQQAVRESLSRADFIIVTGGLGPTSDDITRDLIASLLGKRLHKNAAIAAKLEAFFAQRNRPMPANTLLQAMVPEDALILDNAHGTAPGLAMEVTPNPFRPDGKTSWLVMLPGPPRELKPMFATHALPLLQKHFPLESAYSCLTLRTTGIGESQVEDEISGLLQPLVDDGLIIGYCAHYGWVDVRLVARGHNAEQLVKEGEQMVRSKLHQYIYGTQDEQLHEVIVRLLTERKQTIVTAESCTGGFIANRLTDVSGASAVFLGGVVTYSNEAKQNLLGVKAETLATHGAVSEPVVREMAEGARKRLGADFAIATTGIAGPTGGTPTKPVGTVFIALATPSHTFVINPTNRYDRPTFKIITCQQALELLRRNLLHTSS; encoded by the coding sequence TTGAACATCGAAATCATCAACACTGGCAGCGAGCTCATGCTCGGTTTTGTCCTGAACACCCATCAACAATGGCTCTGCCGCCAGCTTTCCGATGCCGGCTACAGCGTCACCCGTCAGATTGCCATCGAAGACTCAGGCCCGGCCATCCAACAAGCTGTCCGCGAATCACTTTCCCGCGCTGATTTTATCATCGTCACCGGCGGTCTCGGCCCCACTTCCGATGACATCACCCGCGACCTGATCGCCTCCCTGCTGGGCAAGCGCTTGCACAAAAACGCCGCCATTGCCGCCAAGCTCGAAGCTTTCTTTGCCCAACGAAATCGTCCCATGCCTGCTAACACCTTGTTGCAAGCCATGGTTCCGGAAGATGCCTTGATTCTCGATAACGCCCATGGCACCGCGCCCGGTCTCGCCATGGAGGTCACCCCCAATCCTTTCCGCCCTGATGGTAAAACAAGTTGGCTGGTCATGCTCCCTGGTCCGCCTCGCGAACTGAAGCCAATGTTTGCAACGCACGCCCTGCCGTTGCTCCAAAAGCATTTCCCTCTCGAGAGCGCCTATTCCTGCCTCACGCTCCGCACCACCGGCATTGGCGAATCCCAGGTGGAGGACGAAATTTCCGGCCTTCTCCAGCCACTCGTTGATGACGGTCTGATCATCGGTTATTGTGCTCATTATGGCTGGGTGGATGTCCGACTCGTCGCCCGCGGCCACAATGCGGAACAACTCGTCAAGGAAGGTGAGCAAATGGTGCGCTCCAAATTGCATCAATACATTTACGGCACCCAGGATGAACAACTCCACGAAGTCATCGTCCGTCTGCTCACGGAGCGCAAGCAAACCATCGTCACTGCCGAATCCTGCACCGGCGGCTTCATCGCCAATCGTCTAACCGATGTCTCCGGCGCTTCCGCCGTCTTCCTCGGCGGAGTCGTCACCTACAGCAACGAAGCCAAACAAAACCTGCTCGGCGTGAAGGCCGAAACTCTCGCTACACACGGCGCCGTCAGCGAACCAGTCGTCCGAGAAATGGCCGAAGGTGCCCGCAAACGCCTGGGTGCCGATTTCGCCATCGCCACCACCGGCATCGCCGGACCAACCGGTGGAACACCAACCAAACCCGTCGGCACAGTTTTCATCGCCTTGGCAACCCCAAGTCACACCTTCGTGATTAATCCAACCAATCGGTACGACCGTCCCACCTTCAAAATCATCACCTGCCAGCAAGCCTTGGAATTACTCCGTCGCAACCTGCTCCATACTTCCTCGTAG
- a CDS encoding Fur family transcriptional regulator: MSVADKNLAKEKFMHFLAHKNLRITSQRQTIIDVVFSTDKHFTAEELLEWSRQRDKSVSRATVYRTLPLLTESGMVREMDFGKDYKFYDPNYADHPNHNHIICQDCEKIVEFESDKIEEIETEITKRLGFSIKAQRLQITGSCEELKKLGACKKKGC, encoded by the coding sequence ATGTCAGTAGCAGATAAAAACCTGGCGAAAGAGAAGTTCATGCACTTCCTGGCGCACAAGAATCTGCGCATCACATCGCAACGTCAGACCATCATTGACGTGGTTTTCAGCACCGATAAGCATTTTACGGCTGAAGAGCTGCTTGAGTGGTCGCGGCAACGGGACAAATCCGTCTCGCGGGCGACGGTGTATCGCACTTTACCGCTACTGACGGAGAGTGGAATGGTTCGGGAAATGGACTTTGGGAAGGATTACAAGTTCTACGATCCGAATTATGCCGATCATCCCAACCACAATCACATCATCTGCCAGGATTGTGAGAAGATTGTGGAGTTCGAAAGCGACAAGATCGAAGAGATTGAGACTGAGATTACCAAGAGACTGGGCTTTTCCATCAAGGCTCAACGGCTGCAGATCACCGGAAGTTGCGAGGAGTTGAAGAAGTTGGGTGCTTGTAAGAAGAAGGGGTGCTGA
- a CDS encoding ferredoxin, translated as MADIANRYPENVTGKFYVDNQCIDCDLCRETAPDNFTRNDDGGYSYVYKQPTTPDEEARCKEAMEGCPVEAIGNNGP; from the coding sequence ATGGCTGATATTGCAAATCGTTACCCTGAAAATGTGACCGGCAAGTTTTATGTCGATAACCAGTGCATCGACTGCGATCTTTGCCGCGAAACTGCGCCTGACAATTTTACCCGCAATGATGACGGTGGATATTCCTACGTTTATAAGCAGCCCACCACCCCTGACGAAGAGGCCCGCTGCAAGGAAGCCATGGAAGGCTGCCCGGTTGAAGCCATTGGTAATAATGGACCATAG